From a region of the Streptomyces caniferus genome:
- a CDS encoding MarR family winged helix-turn-helix transcriptional regulator, protein MAENAADRGATSEGRPTRPDLAAMIVPLGRALVAAEQPILDAHGLTMWAYSVLLHLDETPIRTQAALAEAIRADKTRIIAVLDDLESRELIRRQPDPEDRRVRLLSLTAEGRRLRDAVQTAIQQGEERLLARLPAADRAGFLKGLQALSTLPELTRGRGPSAS, encoded by the coding sequence ATGGCCGAGAACGCAGCCGACCGCGGCGCCACATCCGAGGGGCGGCCGACCCGTCCCGACCTGGCGGCGATGATCGTGCCGCTGGGGCGTGCGCTCGTGGCGGCCGAGCAGCCGATCCTCGACGCGCACGGTCTGACGATGTGGGCGTACTCGGTGCTGCTGCATCTCGACGAGACGCCGATCCGCACCCAAGCGGCGCTGGCCGAGGCCATCCGGGCGGACAAGACCCGCATCATCGCCGTCCTCGACGATCTGGAGTCCCGGGAGCTGATCCGCCGTCAGCCCGACCCCGAGGACCGGCGGGTCCGTCTGCTGTCGCTCACCGCCGAGGGCCGACGACTGCGGGACGCGGTGCAGACCGCGATCCAGCAGGGCGAGGAACGACTGCTCGCCCGGCTGCCGGCCGCCGACCGCGCCGGCTTCCTCAAGGGCCTGCAGGCGTTGTCCACACTGCCGGAACTGACGCGTGGACGAGGACCGTCGGCTTCCTGA
- a CDS encoding DUF1330 domain-containing protein — translation MSAYLINHLRLPGGVPNEDGLAYLEQVEDTVTAYGGKWLAQGEVQVVEGAWPGLAVLLEFPGMAEARNWYESPEYQKILPLRVNNAISDLIFVDGVGPGFTVAGFAQQIRSAIAASDAES, via the coding sequence ATGAGCGCCTATTTGATCAACCACCTGCGCCTGCCGGGCGGCGTTCCGAACGAAGACGGCCTGGCGTATCTGGAGCAGGTGGAGGACACCGTCACGGCGTACGGCGGCAAGTGGCTGGCGCAGGGCGAGGTGCAGGTCGTCGAAGGGGCCTGGCCGGGTCTGGCGGTCCTGCTGGAATTCCCGGGCATGGCCGAGGCGCGGAACTGGTACGAGTCGCCCGAGTACCAGAAGATCCTCCCGCTGCGCGTCAACAACGCCATCAGCGACCTGATCTTTGTGGACGGTGTCGGTCCCGGCTTCACGGTGGCCGGCTTCGCGCAGCAGATCCGGTCCGCGATCGCGGCCTCCGACGCCGAGAGCTGA
- a CDS encoding sugar ABC transporter ATP-binding protein, producing the protein MTGVNDDEPGGRELLRVEGVTKSFPGVRALDGVDLTLRTGEVHVLLGENGAGKSTLIKMLSGAHRPDEGRILVDGDEVTIRSAQDAERHGIATIYQEFNLVPGLTVAENIFLGRQPRTALGLVDRKAMRARAAELLRRVRLDVSPNTPVAELGIARLQMVEIAKALSLEARVLIMDEPTAVLTSEEVETLFGIVRELRDTGVGIIFITHHLEEIGALGDRVTVLRDGRSVEEVPASTDEDELIRLMVGRDIAEQYPRQRPEAPGAPLLRVRGLTRNGTVAGPVFEGIDFEVRAGEVVGLAGLVGAGRTEVVRAIFGVDRYDAGTVEIDGAELARGDVRAAMRAGLGLVPEDRKGQGLVMDASLQDNLTLARLDRDTRGGLVDRGAQRREAAAVAGQLKVRMSGLGQSARTLSGGNQQKIVIGKWLLADTRLLILDEPTRGIDVGAKVEIYQLINELTASGRAVLMISSDLPEVLGMSDRVLVMSQGRLAGELSAEEATQDAVMELALQSPHGTSTKHNDKSAMEGSDVH; encoded by the coding sequence ATGACCGGCGTCAACGACGACGAACCGGGCGGCCGCGAACTGCTGCGCGTGGAGGGGGTGACGAAGTCGTTCCCGGGCGTGCGCGCGCTGGACGGCGTGGACCTGACCCTGCGCACCGGCGAGGTGCACGTCCTGCTGGGCGAGAACGGCGCGGGCAAGAGCACCCTCATCAAGATGCTCTCCGGCGCCCACCGCCCCGACGAGGGCCGCATCCTCGTGGACGGCGACGAGGTCACCATCCGTTCGGCACAGGACGCCGAACGGCACGGCATCGCCACCATCTACCAGGAGTTCAACCTCGTCCCCGGGCTGACCGTCGCCGAGAACATCTTCCTGGGCCGCCAGCCGCGCACCGCGCTCGGCCTGGTCGACCGGAAGGCGATGCGGGCGCGGGCCGCCGAGCTGCTCCGGCGCGTACGGCTCGACGTCTCCCCGAACACCCCGGTCGCCGAACTGGGCATCGCCCGCCTCCAGATGGTCGAGATCGCCAAGGCGCTCAGCCTGGAAGCGCGCGTCCTGATCATGGACGAGCCGACCGCGGTCCTGACCTCCGAGGAGGTCGAGACCCTCTTCGGGATCGTCCGCGAGCTGCGCGACACCGGCGTCGGCATCATCTTCATCACCCACCACCTGGAGGAGATCGGCGCGCTCGGCGACCGGGTCACCGTCCTGCGCGACGGCCGCTCCGTCGAGGAGGTGCCGGCCTCGACGGACGAGGACGAGCTGATCCGCCTCATGGTGGGCCGGGACATCGCCGAGCAGTATCCGCGGCAGCGCCCCGAGGCACCGGGCGCGCCCCTGCTGCGCGTCCGCGGTCTGACCCGCAACGGCACGGTGGCCGGGCCGGTCTTCGAGGGCATCGACTTCGAGGTGCGGGCCGGTGAGGTCGTGGGCCTCGCCGGGCTGGTCGGCGCGGGCCGCACCGAGGTGGTCCGGGCGATCTTCGGCGTGGACCGCTACGACGCCGGTACGGTCGAGATCGACGGCGCGGAGCTGGCCCGCGGCGATGTCCGCGCCGCCATGCGCGCCGGCCTCGGCCTCGTGCCGGAGGACCGCAAGGGCCAGGGCCTGGTCATGGACGCCTCCCTCCAGGACAACCTCACCCTCGCCCGCCTCGACCGCGACACCCGTGGCGGGCTGGTGGACCGGGGCGCGCAGCGGCGCGAAGCGGCCGCCGTCGCCGGGCAGTTGAAGGTCCGGATGAGCGGGCTGGGACAGAGCGCCCGCACCCTGTCCGGCGGCAACCAGCAGAAGATCGTCATCGGCAAGTGGCTGCTGGCGGACACCCGGCTGCTGATCCTCGACGAGCCGACGCGCGGTATCGACGTCGGAGCGAAGGTCGAGATCTACCAGCTCATCAACGAACTGACCGCGTCCGGCCGCGCGGTGCTGATGATCTCCAGCGATCTGCCCGAGGTCCTCGGCATGAGCGACCGGGTGCTGGTGATGTCGCAGGGCCGGCTGGCCGGAGAGCTGTCGGCCGAAGAGGCCACCCAGGACGCCGTGATGGAGCTGGCGCTCCAGTCCCCGCACGGCACGAGCACGAAGCACAACGACAAGAGCGCGATGGAGGGCTCCGATGTCCACTGA
- a CDS encoding sensor histidine kinase, with protein sequence MAPSSPPSAPVAVPAPPAGTFPPHHRPAPWLRPTIRIRLALLYGGMFLMAGIVLLTLIYILAAKTLKEGTPEFRVFGSNVRLGNLSCPGLPPAGTADEINSAIAHCIRNQRELALHTFLNRSLTALVGLTVVAFAFGYAMAGRVLSPLGRITRTAQRVAGSDLHRRIELGGPDDELKELADTFDEMLDRLDRAFESQRRFVANASHELRTPLAINRTLLEVQLADPGASPELAQLGKTLLATNERSEQLVEGLLLLARSENKVVDKKPVDLSEVASQAVDQTREEAQAKGVELRGVRSRVVVQGNGVLLERIALNLVQNAVRYNVPEEGWVEVSTEPAPGCAVLVVANTGPVVPAYEVENLFEPFRRLRTERTGSDKGVGLGLSIVRSVVRAHDGSITAVPREGGGLVMRVVLPL encoded by the coding sequence GTGGCACCCTCGTCGCCGCCCTCCGCGCCGGTGGCCGTACCCGCGCCGCCCGCCGGGACCTTCCCGCCGCACCACCGTCCGGCGCCGTGGCTGCGGCCGACCATCCGGATACGGCTCGCGCTGCTGTACGGCGGCATGTTCCTGATGGCCGGGATCGTGCTGCTGACACTCATCTACATCCTGGCGGCCAAGACCCTCAAGGAGGGCACCCCGGAGTTCAGGGTCTTCGGCAGCAACGTCCGGCTGGGCAACCTCAGTTGCCCCGGCCTGCCGCCGGCGGGCACGGCCGACGAGATCAACTCGGCGATCGCCCACTGCATCCGCAACCAGCGCGAACTGGCGCTGCACACCTTCCTGAACCGCTCCCTGACCGCGCTGGTGGGCCTGACGGTGGTGGCGTTCGCTTTTGGTTATGCGATGGCGGGGCGGGTGTTGTCGCCGTTGGGGCGTATTACGCGTACGGCTCAGCGGGTGGCGGGTTCGGATCTGCATCGTCGGATCGAGCTGGGGGGTCCTGATGATGAGCTGAAGGAGCTTGCGGACACGTTCGACGAGATGCTGGACCGGCTGGACCGGGCGTTCGAGTCGCAGCGGCGGTTCGTGGCGAATGCGTCGCATGAGTTGCGGACGCCGTTGGCGATCAACCGGACGTTGCTGGAGGTGCAGCTGGCGGATCCGGGGGCGTCGCCGGAGCTGGCGCAGCTGGGGAAGACGCTGTTGGCGACGAATGAGCGCAGTGAGCAGTTGGTGGAGGGTCTGCTGCTGCTGGCGCGCAGTGAGAACAAGGTGGTCGACAAGAAGCCGGTGGACTTGTCGGAGGTGGCGTCGCAGGCGGTGGACCAGACGCGGGAGGAGGCGCAGGCCAAGGGGGTGGAGCTGCGTGGGGTCCGGTCCCGGGTGGTGGTGCAGGGCAACGGGGTGCTGCTGGAGCGGATCGCGTTGAATCTGGTGCAGAACGCGGTGCGTTACAACGTGCCGGAGGAGGGGTGGGTGGAGGTGTCCACGGAGCCGGCGCCGGGGTGTGCGGTGCTGGTGGTGGCCAATACCGGTCCGGTGGTTCCGGCGTATGAGGTGGAGAACCTCTTCGAGCCGTTCCGGCGGCTGCGTACCGAGCGCACGGGCAGTGACAAGGGCGTCGGTCTGGGGTTGTCCATCGTGCGCTCGGTGGTCCGTGCGCACGACGGCTCGATCACGGCCGTGCCCCGCGAGGGCGGCGGACTCGTCATGCGGGTCGTCCTGCCGCTCTAG
- a CDS encoding GOLPH3/VPS74 family protein yields the protein MTTPRDLLLVAMDTAPVRTVERGDLSLVLAGAEAIDLLEGRAVTLRGDRLVPGYRPAIADRLLDEAASSLVMEEPYESVGDWLWRRGRGLSEAYLAAFEEEGQLIRQRRRRWLFFRTSEMVLVDSPERREVAHRWEAGEPVLAALAEAAGIRDRRTEDPAGPDGAVSAVLIAVDEALAELAVERQRRARRRDQAAVDNVRRGY from the coding sequence ATGACCACACCGCGGGATCTGCTGCTCGTCGCCATGGACACGGCACCCGTGCGGACCGTGGAGCGGGGCGATCTGTCGCTGGTGCTCGCGGGGGCCGAGGCGATCGACCTCCTGGAGGGCCGGGCCGTCACGCTGCGGGGCGATCGCCTCGTGCCGGGCTACCGGCCCGCCATCGCCGACCGCCTCCTGGACGAGGCGGCGTCGTCGCTGGTCATGGAGGAGCCGTACGAGTCGGTCGGCGACTGGCTGTGGCGCCGGGGGCGTGGCCTGTCCGAGGCCTATCTGGCCGCGTTCGAGGAGGAAGGCCAGCTCATCCGGCAGCGCCGCCGTCGCTGGTTGTTCTTCCGGACCAGCGAGATGGTCCTGGTCGATTCGCCCGAGCGCCGTGAGGTGGCGCACCGCTGGGAAGCGGGCGAACCCGTGCTCGCCGCCCTCGCGGAGGCCGCCGGTATCCGTGACAGGCGGACCGAGGACCCGGCGGGCCCGGACGGCGCGGTGTCGGCCGTGCTCATCGCCGTCGACGAGGCGCTCGCCGAATTGGCGGTGGAGCGGCAGCGGCGTGCCCGCAGGCGTGACCAGGCGGCCGTGGACAACGTGCGACGCGGTTACTGA
- a CDS encoding LacI family DNA-binding transcriptional regulator translates to MANIKDVAERAGVSVATVSRVLNGHSPVAETRERVLAAVQELGYRPNNVARALRTARTGALGLIISDLTNPFFTELADAVEDEARSLGYSLVIGNAGERPAQQDDYIRTLLDRRIDGLLVSSAGTGSAMLREVVASGTPLVLLDRTVPGIDAPCVRADGRAALTELAAHLAAHGRHRPAIIVAPAGTPTGDERLSLFRTALAGYGLTLPDERVGATPDLQHTGGRQVMSAFLDLAEPPDAVLATDNLMALGAMDELRARGLRVPGDVALVVYDDVPWFTHTDPPLTAIAQPTRELGRAAVHTLLARIEGRPADSVLLPARLVTRRSCGEAPAP, encoded by the coding sequence ATGGCGAACATCAAAGATGTGGCAGAACGGGCAGGGGTCTCCGTCGCCACGGTCTCCCGTGTTCTCAACGGGCACAGCCCGGTCGCGGAGACCCGTGAGCGGGTGCTCGCCGCCGTACAGGAGCTGGGCTACCGCCCCAACAACGTCGCCCGCGCGCTGCGCACCGCACGGACCGGCGCGCTCGGCCTGATCATCAGCGACCTCACCAACCCCTTCTTCACCGAGCTGGCCGACGCCGTCGAGGACGAGGCCCGCAGCCTCGGCTACAGCCTGGTCATCGGCAACGCCGGCGAGCGTCCCGCCCAGCAGGACGACTACATCCGCACCCTGCTCGACCGCCGGATCGACGGCCTCCTGGTCAGCTCGGCCGGCACCGGTTCGGCGATGCTCCGCGAGGTCGTCGCCTCCGGCACCCCGCTGGTCCTGCTGGACCGCACCGTGCCCGGCATCGACGCCCCCTGCGTACGTGCCGACGGCCGCGCCGCGCTCACCGAGCTCGCCGCCCACCTCGCCGCCCACGGCCGCCACCGTCCCGCGATCATCGTCGCCCCGGCCGGCACCCCCACCGGCGACGAGCGCCTCAGCCTCTTCCGTACGGCGCTGGCCGGGTACGGCCTGACCCTGCCCGACGAGCGGGTCGGCGCCACCCCCGATCTCCAGCACACCGGCGGCCGGCAGGTGATGAGCGCCTTCCTCGACCTCGCCGAGCCGCCGGACGCGGTGCTGGCCACCGACAACCTGATGGCGCTGGGCGCGATGGACGAACTCCGCGCCCGCGGGCTGCGGGTCCCCGGCGATGTGGCGCTGGTGGTCTACGACGACGTGCCGTGGTTCACCCACACCGATCCGCCGCTGACCGCGATCGCCCAGCCCACCCGCGAACTGGGCCGGGCCGCCGTCCACACCCTGTTGGCGCGCATCGAGGGACGGCCCGCCGACTCGGTGCTGCTGCCGGCCCGGCTGGTCACCCGCCGCTCCTGCGGCGAAGCACCCGCCCCCTGA
- a CDS encoding nitrilase-related carbon-nitrogen hydrolase, with translation MIIAAAQFLPVPGDIEANAARMAALLTEAAERGAGLVVFPELALTHYDLDLIAADPTGLTVTDDDARLAPVRQACRAAGIAAVVNAAGRGAGARPTISSFVFGPDGALLTRYDKVHLFGAEGEGERAVFAPGTADGRFTLGGIRFALATCFDNSFPEVPARAVADGCRVYLAASFHDSAQRVAQYGHLAREHGLYVLLANGTGTGPSASGCGLSGVWLPSGERVAAAAEWSAAGPGDGAELVLGDVRDRITLMGDPAVAAIPVQDCDEPLLDVRTAAPELLVAEHREDVRGAFAHLREGVLHRLLAAQKALPDGLRLQIVEGYRPPGLQRRYFEEYADELRASHPDWEAGHIHRAASRYVSPPEIAPHSAGGAVDLTLVTAEGEEVDMGTPINASPEESDGACYTAAPDLSPAARAHRRVLNSALHAAGLVNYPTEWWHWSYGDRYWALATGADHALYGPRELRELDGR, from the coding sequence ATGATCATTGCTGCCGCGCAATTCCTTCCCGTACCGGGCGACATCGAGGCCAATGCCGCGCGGATGGCCGCGCTCCTCACCGAGGCCGCCGAACGCGGCGCGGGCCTGGTGGTCTTCCCCGAACTCGCGCTGACGCACTACGACCTGGACCTGATAGCCGCCGATCCGACGGGCCTGACGGTCACGGATGATGACGCCCGGCTGGCCCCCGTACGCCAGGCGTGCCGGGCGGCGGGCATCGCGGCGGTGGTGAACGCGGCGGGTCGCGGCGCCGGGGCCCGGCCGACGATCTCCTCGTTCGTCTTCGGCCCGGACGGCGCCCTGCTCACCCGTTACGACAAGGTCCATCTGTTCGGGGCCGAAGGAGAGGGCGAGCGCGCGGTCTTCGCGCCGGGCACCGCCGACGGCCGCTTCACCCTGGGCGGGATCCGCTTCGCGCTCGCCACCTGCTTCGACAACAGCTTCCCCGAGGTGCCGGCGCGGGCCGTGGCGGACGGGTGCCGGGTGTACCTCGCCGCCTCCTTCCACGACTCGGCGCAGCGGGTGGCGCAGTACGGGCACCTGGCACGCGAGCACGGGCTGTACGTGCTGCTCGCCAACGGCACGGGGACCGGGCCCTCCGCTTCGGGGTGCGGCCTCAGCGGCGTCTGGCTGCCGTCCGGCGAGCGGGTGGCGGCGGCCGCCGAGTGGAGCGCGGCGGGGCCGGGGGACGGTGCGGAACTGGTGCTGGGCGATGTCCGCGACCGGATCACGCTGATGGGCGACCCGGCGGTGGCCGCGATCCCGGTCCAGGACTGCGACGAGCCGCTGCTGGACGTGCGGACCGCGGCGCCCGAGCTGCTGGTGGCCGAGCACCGCGAGGACGTGCGGGGCGCCTTCGCGCACCTGCGCGAAGGGGTGCTGCACAGGCTGCTGGCGGCGCAGAAGGCGCTGCCGGACGGGCTGCGGCTGCAGATCGTCGAGGGCTACCGGCCGCCGGGACTGCAGCGCCGCTACTTCGAGGAGTACGCGGACGAACTGCGCGCCTCGCACCCCGACTGGGAGGCCGGGCATATCCACCGGGCCGCCAGCCGCTATGTGTCGCCGCCCGAGATCGCACCGCACAGCGCCGGCGGCGCGGTGGATCTCACCCTCGTCACCGCGGAGGGCGAAGAAGTCGACATGGGGACACCGATCAATGCCTCCCCCGAGGAGAGCGACGGCGCCTGCTACACGGCGGCGCCAGACCTGTCCCCCGCCGCCCGCGCCCACCGCCGGGTGCTGAACTCCGCGCTGCACGCCGCCGGACTGGTCAACTACCCGACCGAGTGGTGGCACTGGTCCTATGGCGACCGCTACTGGGCCCTGGCGACCGGCGCGGACCACGCGCTGTATGGGCCGAGGGAGCTGAGGGAGCTGGACGGGCGGTGA
- a CDS encoding NADP-dependent oxidoreductase translates to MSALPTTGREWHLVARPHGWPTPEDFALREAAVPELGEGQILVRTQHFSVDPYMRGRMNDVKSYVPPFQLDQPMDGGAVGEVIASRDDSLAVGDHVLHGLGWREYAVLDAKRAAKVDPSLAPLTAYLGVLGMPGLTAYAGLLEVASFKEGDAVFVSGAAGAVGSEVGQIAKLKGASRVIGSAGSDDKVKLLVEEYGFDAAFNYKNGDVAKQLKEAAPDGIDVYFDNVGGDHLEAAISSLNVHGRAAICGMISMYNATEPSPAPRNLAMVIGKRLRLQGLLVSDHAALQPQFVEEVSAWIRSGELKYSETKVAGIENGVEAFLGLLRGENTGKMIVSLAD, encoded by the coding sequence ATGTCCGCACTGCCCACGACCGGCCGCGAATGGCACCTCGTCGCCCGCCCCCACGGCTGGCCCACCCCGGAGGACTTCGCGCTGCGCGAGGCCGCGGTGCCCGAGCTCGGCGAGGGCCAGATCCTCGTCCGTACGCAGCACTTCTCCGTCGACCCGTACATGCGCGGCCGGATGAACGACGTGAAGTCGTACGTCCCGCCCTTCCAGCTCGACCAGCCGATGGACGGCGGCGCGGTCGGTGAGGTCATCGCCTCGCGCGACGATTCCCTCGCCGTCGGTGACCACGTCCTGCACGGCCTCGGCTGGCGCGAGTACGCGGTACTGGACGCCAAGCGTGCCGCCAAGGTGGACCCGTCGCTGGCTCCGCTCACCGCCTACCTCGGCGTGCTGGGCATGCCGGGCCTGACCGCATACGCGGGTCTGCTGGAGGTCGCGTCCTTCAAGGAGGGCGACGCAGTCTTCGTGTCCGGCGCGGCCGGCGCGGTGGGCAGCGAGGTCGGCCAGATCGCCAAGCTCAAGGGCGCCTCCCGCGTCATCGGCTCGGCCGGTTCCGACGACAAGGTCAAGCTCCTGGTCGAGGAGTACGGCTTCGACGCCGCCTTCAACTACAAGAACGGCGATGTCGCCAAGCAGCTCAAGGAGGCCGCGCCGGACGGCATCGACGTCTACTTCGACAACGTCGGCGGCGACCACCTCGAAGCCGCCATCAGCTCCCTCAACGTCCATGGCCGTGCCGCCATCTGCGGCATGATCTCGATGTACAACGCCACGGAGCCGAGCCCCGCCCCGCGCAACCTCGCGATGGTGATCGGCAAGCGGCTGCGCCTGCAGGGCCTGCTGGTCAGCGACCACGCCGCGCTGCAGCCGCAGTTCGTCGAGGAGGTCTCCGCCTGGATCCGCTCCGGCGAGCTCAAGTACAGCGAGACCAAGGTGGCCGGCATCGAGAACGGCGTCGAGGCCTTCCTCGGTCTGCTGCGCGGTGAGAACACCGGCAAGATGATCGTGAGCCTCGCGGACTGA
- a CDS encoding ribokinase, with protein MYDVLVVGSANADLTVRVERRPGAGETVTGTDLVESAGGKGANQAAAAARIGGRTALLARVGGDAYGQLLLDAQRDAGTDVTPVIVDDAARTGTAMIIVDPDGDNSIVVSPGANAALTPQDVAAAKDTIAAATVVSLQLEIPMESVRAAASAAEQAGTRVVLNPSPAPEAAALAPELLAAADPLVVNEHEARQLSGLADGTPAAWAQALRERGARSVVVTLGGDGALVLDASGATDVPGVRVKAVDTTGAGDAFTGALATRLARGDTLAEAARFAVRVGAAAVTKPGAQPSYPTRAELEALAPELPQG; from the coding sequence ATGTATGACGTCCTGGTGGTCGGCTCCGCCAACGCGGATCTGACGGTACGGGTCGAACGGCGGCCCGGCGCCGGCGAGACCGTGACCGGCACCGACCTGGTCGAATCGGCCGGCGGCAAGGGCGCCAACCAGGCGGCCGCGGCGGCCCGGATCGGCGGGCGCACCGCGCTGCTGGCGCGGGTCGGCGGCGACGCGTACGGCCAACTGCTGCTGGACGCCCAGCGCGACGCGGGCACCGACGTCACCCCCGTGATCGTGGACGACGCGGCCCGCACCGGCACCGCAATGATCATCGTCGACCCGGACGGCGACAACAGCATCGTGGTCTCGCCCGGCGCCAACGCCGCCCTCACCCCGCAGGACGTGGCGGCGGCGAAGGACACCATCGCCGCCGCCACGGTGGTCTCCCTCCAGCTGGAGATCCCCATGGAATCCGTACGGGCCGCCGCCTCGGCCGCCGAACAGGCCGGCACCCGCGTCGTCCTCAACCCCTCCCCGGCTCCCGAGGCGGCCGCGCTGGCCCCCGAACTCCTCGCGGCGGCCGACCCGTTGGTGGTCAACGAGCACGAGGCGCGGCAGCTCTCCGGGCTCGCCGACGGCACGCCCGCCGCCTGGGCACAGGCGCTGCGCGAACGGGGCGCCCGCTCCGTCGTGGTCACCCTCGGTGGCGACGGCGCGCTGGTCCTGGACGCCTCGGGAGCCACCGACGTGCCGGGCGTACGGGTCAAGGCCGTGGACACCACTGGTGCCGGCGACGCCTTCACGGGCGCCCTCGCCACCCGTCTGGCCCGCGGCGACACGCTGGCCGAGGCGGCGCGCTTCGCCGTACGGGTGGGCGCCGCGGCCGTCACCAAGCCGGGCGCCCAGCCGTCCTACCCGACCCGGGCGGAGCTGGAGGCGCTGGCGCCCGAGCTGCCGCAGGGCTGA
- a CDS encoding organic hydroperoxide resistance protein gives MSIQTVDVVYTAVATAENGRDGRVASDDGKLDVIVNPPKEQGGSGAGTNPEQLFAAGYSACFQGALGVVARRENADVSGSRVTAKVGIGKAADGGFGLTVEISAAIPNVDAATAKDLVEKAHQVCPYSRATRGNIEVTLTVA, from the coding sequence ATGTCCATCCAGACCGTCGACGTCGTCTACACCGCCGTCGCCACCGCTGAGAACGGCCGTGACGGCCGCGTCGCCAGCGATGACGGCAAGCTCGACGTGATCGTCAACCCGCCCAAGGAGCAGGGCGGCAGCGGCGCCGGCACCAACCCCGAGCAGCTCTTCGCGGCCGGCTACAGCGCCTGCTTCCAGGGCGCGCTCGGCGTCGTCGCCCGCCGGGAGAACGCCGATGTCTCGGGCTCCCGGGTGACCGCCAAGGTCGGCATCGGCAAGGCCGCGGACGGCGGCTTCGGCCTCACGGTCGAGATCTCCGCCGCGATCCCCAACGTCGACGCGGCCACCGCCAAGGACCTCGTGGAGAAGGCGCACCAGGTGTGCCCGTACTCCCGCGCGACCCGCGGCAACATCGAGGTCACGCTGACCGTCGCCTGA
- a CDS encoding MarR family winged helix-turn-helix transcriptional regulator, translating into MTPRADSLTVEVVDLIGTVVARYYEEYEHAAAEHSLTGAQARVLSLLSIEPLPMRRVAERLKCEPSNVTGIVDRLESRGLVERRPDPADRRVKLAAPTDDGARTAEALRTSLHFAREPLGRLTVAERTLLKELLQRMLGVAPE; encoded by the coding sequence ATGACCCCCCGCGCAGACTCCTTGACCGTCGAGGTCGTCGACCTCATCGGCACCGTCGTCGCCCGCTACTACGAGGAGTACGAGCACGCCGCGGCCGAGCACTCCCTCACCGGCGCCCAGGCCAGGGTGCTCAGCCTGCTCTCCATCGAGCCGCTGCCCATGCGCAGGGTCGCCGAGCGTCTGAAGTGCGAGCCGTCCAACGTCACCGGCATCGTGGACCGCCTGGAGTCCCGCGGCCTGGTCGAGCGCCGCCCCGATCCGGCCGACCGCCGCGTCAAGCTCGCCGCCCCGACGGACGACGGCGCGCGCACGGCCGAGGCGCTGCGCACGTCGCTCCACTTCGCCCGCGAGCCGCTCGGCCGTCTGACGGTCGCCGAGCGGACGCTGCTGAAGGAGCTGCTGCAGCGGATGCTGGGCGTCGCGCCCGAGTGA